The sequence below is a genomic window from Sphingobacterium sp. ML3W.
GTGGACCAGCCTGTGCCATCGAGATATTTAGGTTGTCTGAGAATAGGGTAGGTAGCCAGTTTTTGGTCGCCCAACCGGGTAAACTCGGAATTGCAAAATAAAAGAGAATGACCCAAAAAGAGATATTGCTCAGCAACATGCCTATGGCTTTAAAACTATTTACTGGTTTTTCAGATTGCTCTGATTTTTCAGTTCTTACTGGTGCTTCGGAAAGAAAAAACAGCAGCACAAAGGCATATAATATGCCCACTAAACCAAAAACTTTAAAGGTGCTATGCCATGAGTATGAACTTGCCAATGTTGCTCCAAAACCGCCTAGAGCTTGCCCCGTGTAGAGTCCCGTCATATGTATCCCTATTGCTAACGAACGGGATTTATCGCTGTGAAAGTCAGAAATGAGAGACAGTCCGGCAGGTATATAAATGGCTTCGGAAACACCCATGATTCCCCTTAATATCATGAGTTCTGGATAAGTGGTGGCATAGCCCATCAATGAGGTAACTAAAGACCAGATAAAAAGAGAGCCAACGATGAGCCATTTACGATTGAGCCTATCTGCTAAAATGCCAGAAACGGGGCTCATTAATCCGTAAATCCATAAGAATATAGCCATAAGTTGTCCAAAGACGGTTGCAGACTGCAATTCGACAATATCTACTTGCATAGTCGGGCGCATAGTAGACAGAATTTGTCTATCCATGTAATTTAATAATGCGACGACCCAAAGTAGACCGACAACGATCCAAGGGTAGTATTTGTGATTTTTTATCATGATTAGGTTTATCTATTCGTTTAGTTTATTGTTCCCGTCAATATTCCAGCAGATCTGACACCTGCTCTAATTTCCCCCGAAGGAATATAAACGTGTTGGTCATGGTAAACAGCCGTTGTTGTGACAGGAGCACCTACAGCTAAGTTGCTAACCACCTTCCATGTATTGGATTTTTCATTATATTGTAACACCTCTTTTGTAAACCCAGGATGTTTTGATTGTATCGTTGCTTTTTCTTCGATCAGGTTTTCTTTATGTATTGGATTCGCTTCATTGGCGATTTTTAGGATTAGGTGCTCTACTTTGTGGAATGTTGTACCATTATCACCACCGACTAAAAATAAACGGCCCTTATTATCTTTGAAACCTGTTCCTGCGGAAAGGGCTTCAGGTAAATCGGCTATCTGAACAATTTCTTTTGTCTTGAGGTCTATTTTGTAACAAGATTTGTATAATGTACTGATGGCATTCGTTTCTCGGGTACGACCTCCGAATAGGTATAGGTAATTTTCTTTAACCACCGCAACGGTATGCGTTATAGGATAAGGAAGAGTTAGGTATTCTTTCCACTCTTGGTCATATTGATATATTTTATCGGAAACAAGGGTGGTATTTTCACCACCAACTAAATATAGTTTATCCTCGCTAGCCACCAAACTCGCATTACTGAGTGGGATAGGTAGGTCAGACAGTTTTTGGACGTCAAAGTTATGTTGTTCACCGTTCCATTTATAAATATGGAATTGTGATGAAGCACCCGATTCATTTTCTCCCCCTGCAGTATATATTCCTTCTTTCGTACTACAGTTTGCAGCATATGCAGTTGAAGTGTCAAAAGATAGCGTGTCTGCTAGCTTTAGGGACTGATCTTTGATCTGATAAATGTAGGCTGAACGTTGATATTTTTTTATTCCTCCTTCCCAAGGCATCTTTTCTGGAAAATTGGCACCGCCAGCAATCAATAGATGATTCTGATGAATTCCTACAAGTGGACCAGCAACCCCAAGTTGGGTTTGACCATTAACCGTTTTTGGCAAAGAATCTGTATTGGACCACATGATTTCTGCGTTCTTGTTAGCTGTGTTGCATTGCATAAATATAAAAGTGCTTAGTAAAAGAGGAATAATTTTCATACCATTAAATTGTAGATTGGAAATCTGGAAAATGTAAGGTTGCTACATCAGCTTTAAAGTTTTCATAATCTTGTGCAGACATATTGCGTACCGGAAGTCTGAATGTTCCGCAGTCGAGTCCAATTAATTTCATATAAGATTTGCCCACTGAGATACCGCCATATTTCCCCAACAATGTAATCATATCGATAGATTTTTGTTGTAAAGCATTGGCAGTTTCAAAATCACCACTTTCATATGCCTTGATCAGGTCAAGGTATAGGGGGGCTGCATAATTGTAGGTACTTCCAACAGCTCCTTTAGCTCCTAAGACAAGTGCAGATAGCATATTTTCATCTCTACCCCATAACATATCGTATTTGCGATCAGCAAAATTTAAGCAAGAAAGATAGTCCATGAAATCTTCATGCGTATATTTTATCCCTGCGAAATTGCTGATTTTTCCATCAATTGCTTTTAATAAATCAATCATTTGAAAGTTGCCACCTGTTAATACAGGGATATGGTAGTAGTAGAATGCCGTATTAGGTGCTGCTGCGGCTATCTCTGTACAGCATTTAGCTAATTGGTCAACATTGGCAGGCTTGAAATAGAAGGGTGAGGTAAACGAAATCCCGAATAAACCAATTTCTTCGGCCTTTTGTGCCAATATACAGCATTCCTTGATATTCGTTCCTCCGACAAGTGTTATCACTTTAAAATCTTTGTCCATTGCAGTGATATCTGCCCAAGTTTGCATAATAGCCACTTTTTCGTCAAAAGTTAAGGATACACCCTCACCCGTGGAGCCGCAAATAAATGCTCCAGAAACCTTATTTTTTTTCAATAAGGCGTAATATGCCGGAATTGCAGCAATGTTGATATCGCCATTTGTTAGCATGGGCGTAAATGGTGCGGCAACGAGGCCTTGTAACTTGTAATTGCTCATTCGTGTAATAATTATAGTTTCTTAACGATTTGGTGTTTAGTGTAATAATTTTGCCAGTCTTCCCTTTCCAGATTAATTCGAATATGTAGCCTATTGCCGTTCATTTAGTATAGCACTCAATTGTTCGCGTTAATTGGAATAAACATTTATAATTGTAATGATCAAAACCTAGTCTGTACCTATTTTTTCAAGGCAAAAGAGGCACGTTTATCAGTTAAAAGCATTATGTCATACATTTAGAGTTTAAAATTATTCTTTTATCTGTATTATAGCAAGTAAATGATGAAAAAAAATGTAACATTTGTACAGACCTTAATCAATAACCATCATTATAACAGAAAATTCTATGCTAGAAAATGTAGATACCTCAAGTTTAGTAGATAAAGTAGAGAATCATATTATTAATTTAATTCGCACCCGTAACCTTCAGATAGGAGAGTCTTTGCCTAAAGAAGCAGAATTATCGGAAAGTATTGGTGTATCAAGAACTGTGATTCGGGAGGCACTTTTGCGCTTACGCATGATAGGTCTAATTGAATCTGGAAAAAATAAAGGTGCAGTTTTGACCAATCCAAATCTGCTATCTCCATTAAAAAAGGTTTTCCATCCTGCCATGTTAAATGAAGATACATTAAAAGATATTTTTGAAATGCGTCTTGCATTAGAGGTGGGAATGGCTGAATTGATATTCGACCGTACTACAGATTTAGACATCAAAGAGTTGGAAGAAATAGTGCTCCGTGAGTCTTATGATATGGAGACAACATTATTCCAGATTGAAGAAGAGGTTGCATTTCATGGGAAACTATATAAAATTTCGGGTAATAAAATGCTCATGGATTTTCAAGAGTTGTTATTGCCTATCTTTCAATATGTACATGATAGTGGTCTTTTGAATAAAAATAGGTCACCAAAAGAATTCGTTTCACACCAGCAATTAGTGGCATTATTGAAGGGCGGTGATGTGATGGCCTTTAAAGATGGAATAAGAAAACATCTCGATAACCACTATTATCATTTGCTGAGACACTAGCTATTCTTCCTCATTCTCAATTGGAGTCAAGTTTTTTAGTAAAAGATTGACCTCCTCTTCTGTCGAAGTGAGCTGTGCCCTACAAATTTGAATCAATGCGGATGCTCTTTTTATTTTTTTAGAAAGAGCATCAATATTTGTATTACCTGTTTCAATGTCCTTTACGATTTGTTCCAATTCTGCAAATGCGTCGGTATACGTATAATTACTCTCCATTATTATTTATTTTTTGTGTTATACTGATGACTTCTCCATCCCAAACTTGTGTAGTTATTACATCTTGCTCCTTGAGCTGGTCGATTGACACGAGCAACTCACCATTTATTTTGGTAATCGAATAACCCTTTTTAAGGAGGCGAATAGGATCGGCCAATTGGATAATCTTTTCCAGATGGTCCATTGTGGTATATTTTTGCCTAAAGATGTAAGCTAGATTTGTTTTCATATCCTTTTCAAAAGCAGATAAATCGACTTTAGCTTGTTGAATGGATTGCTGTGCAGACCATTTAATCGCTGAGGCGAAAGCTTTTAATCTTTCATTTTCAGTTTTGAAAATTACGTTTGTATTTTCTAATATCCTACTGGTCAACTGATCCAATGGAATGGCAAAATTATGAAATTTTTGAATTAAAAAATCAGCGAGCTCACTTGGGGTAATTGCATTTTTATAAGCAACCATTTCGCTGACAGTAAGATTTGTGGAATGCCCTATACCTGTTAAAACAGGAAGTGGGAAAATAGCGATTGCTTTTGCTAATAAGTAGTTGTTGTAACTTGATAAGCCAACTTCGCCACCACCGCCTCGAATAATTGCAATAGCATCGTAAGAATCAGAACGTTCTGCAATGATTGATAATTGCTTAATAATAGATGGGACGGATTTATCTCCCTGCAGCAGCGCAGGATATAGTGTTTGTTCAATCTTATATCCCCAAGGGTTTTGATTGATAATTTTGTAGAAATCAGATAAACCTTTACTTGTTTCAACTGAAATAATAGCTAGTCGTTTTGGCAATGTTGGAAATGGCAGATTGCGGTTAGTATCAAAAACACCTTCTTCTTTAAGTTTATTGATACTCAATATTTTTTCTTTTTCAAGCTCTCCTAATGTAAATGTGGGATCAATATCAACAATTCGTAGACTTAATCCATACATTGGGTCGTAAGAAATACTTGCTTGAAATAACATGGTGATGCCTTCGCGTAAGGGTTCTTGCGCTATTTTTAGAAAGAGATTGTTGATCCTATTATAATCTGCCTTCCAAAGGATAGAACGTATCTCTGCAACGATTTTTCCATTCGTTTTTTCTACTAGTTCTGGATAGCAGTGGCCGGAATGCGAATAATGATTTAATTTATTCATTTCCGCTTTAATCCAGTACAAGCTCTTATAACGCTCAGCAATAGTTTTTTGAATGCTGCGTGTTACTTCCAGCAATGAAAAAATAGTTCTGTTTTCTAATAGCTCCGGCATATCTCAAACTTAGATAAATTTGTTTTATTTACAATTTTAATTGTGTCATATATAAAACAAATTTATTCGTTCGTGTCTTTCTATTTGGGGCTCATGATGCTAAGCACTTGTCGAGTCTTCCTCTTCCATCAAGAAATGATTTTTAGAGGAAAATAGGATTATTAATTGTGAGAAATTTTAATGTTGCGTTTTTGTGCATGATTGTAAATCTTTTATTTGTACATTTACATATAAACCTTTTTAGATTACAAGATGATAAGTAGCATAAGACTTCTATTTATTGCACTTTTTGCAATAGGTTATCTCCATCCAAATCGCTTACATGCCCAATATAAATCTACTATTATTAACGAAACCGTGCTTCTTAATAATGTCGATGCCTTACTTCCTTTAGGCAAGTTAGATCAGTCTAAGATTACTGTTTGTACAGTGGATTCTAGTTTTTTTAGTGCGTTTAATAATCAATTATCACGTTATGCTGATGTTAGTTATGCTGATTTTAATCATTTTGATGAACAGATTAAATACAGCAACGTTGTTATTGTGGCAATCAAATCTGAAGCGCTCACAACCACTATTATAGCCCAATTGCAACAAGCAAAAGCTAATAACAAAAATATCATTTTAGCAATTTTTGGAAAAGGGGAGGCTTTGTCCTTGCTCAATAACTTTACTACCCCTATTTTGTGGAATCAAGATAGTTCGGTTAAAACGCAGAAAAATGCAGCAATGTCGATTTTTGGAGGTGTTTCTACAGTCAATAAGCTTAATCGAACATATGCTACCCATATGACTCAGGGTATGGGGGAGGCGACCGGTCAAATTCGACTTCAATATGTCGACGATTATGATGCCATGCACCTTGCTAAATTATCGAAGAAAATAGACGCAATTGCTGAAGAAGCCATAGCTGAAGAGGCAACACCAGGTGCAGTTGTCATGGTCATTAAGAATGGTCAAGTAATCTTTGAAAAAGGATATGGCTACCATACTTATTCAAAAAAAGAACCAACGACCATTGATAACATTTTTGATTTGGCCTCTATCAGTAAAATAGTTGGTACTACACCTGTTATTATGCGGTTGACAGAGCAAGGGGTCGTTGATTTAAATAAGCCAATCGGCGATTACCTTTGGCAGGCTAAATCAACGAATAAAAAGGATATCCCATTAAAAAGTGTCATGCTTCATGAAGCTGGGTTTACGCCCTATATCCCATTTTATAAAAATTTGAAATCGGGAGATTTACAACGTTTTTATTCTCCTTCTCATGATGTCAAGGTAGCCGATAGTGCTTACCTGGTTCATGATTATTATCAAAAGGTGATGTGGCCAGAGATGCTTAATTCGGAGGTGAAGCCTATTGGGAATTATGTGTATAGTGATATTAGCATGTATGTGATGAAGGAAGTGGCAGAACATCAGACTGCAATACCAATTCAAGATTATGTGCAAAATAACTTTTATCGACCATTGGGGATGAAGACTGCTGGTTATAATCCAAGGGCACGCTTTGCGAAAGAGGTGATTATACCCACAGAACTGGATACTTCCTTTAGAAAGGTGTTACTACAGGGGTATGTACATGACCAAGGTGCGGCGATGGCTGGTGGTGTAGCTGGCCATGCCGGATTATTTGCAACAGCTAATGACTTGGCAATCTATGGACAACTGTTACTGAATAAAGGTGAATATGGGGGAGAGCGGTATTTTAAGGCTGAAACTGTCGAACAATTTACCTCGAAACAATCACTATCAAGCCGACGGGGATTGGGTTTTGACCGTTGGGATGCAAACTTAAAAAATGAATATCCATCAAAATTATCTAACCCTTCGGTATATGGACATACGGGATATACAGGTACTTGTATTTGGATCGATCCACAAAATCAATTGATTTATATCTTTCTGTCAAACCGTGTACACCCTCAAGTTTCTACGAAATTATTGAATCTTAATATCCGGAGCCGCATACAAGATGCTATATACGAGGTAATTGAATAAGAAAAAAAATGACATTTATGAAAATTTTTATTTTACAAGTCGCAATGGTCACCTCTAGTATAGGGATGGTTCAAGCACAAGATTATCAGGAGATTCATAAATCGTTGACTGTTGTGGATGGACATAATGATGTGATTATTACTTCCATTCTGAAAGGTAAAGATATTAGCGATCGTTTGGAAACTAACCATACTGATATTCCTCGTTTGATTGAGGGTGGGGTGGATGTTCAAGTGTTTGCTGTTTGGTCTGATGACAATAAATGGAAAACAGAAGCATTTAAACATGCAAATGATCAGATTGATGCTTTAGAAAAAGTACTGGCTAAAAATCCAGATAAAATCAAATTAGCAAAAAGCAGTGCAGAAATCGATCAAATCACGATGCAAGGTAAAATAGCGGCTGTGATTGGTATCGAAGGAGGCAATATGATTGAAAGTAGTATTGCTAATCTTGAAACGTTATATAATCGTGGAGCTCGTTATTTGACTTTAACATGGAATTATGATCTCCCCTGGGCCACATGTGCCGCAGAAGAATCTAAAACAAAATCTACAGAAGGAAAAGGTTTGACAGATTTAGGAAAAGATATTATTCGGAAAATGAATGCACTGGGTATGATGGTTGATCTTTCTCATGGTGGCGAAAAAACATTTTATGATGTGATAGCGACTTCAACAAAACCAATTTTAGTTTCGCATAGTAATGCTTATCGATTAACACCGCATTATCGAAATTTGAAAGATGACCAATTAGCAGCCTTGAAGAAAAATGGTGGAGTTGTTGGAGTAAACTTTTATTCTGGTTTTTTAGATAAGAACTACGAAAAAAGAATTAAGCAATTGTATAAAAAACAGTTTGGCAAGGAAGGTGATTTTACCCTTTCGGCTTCTGGTCAATATCATAAATTATCTGATGAATTTAGACATCAAGCAGATGCTCCATTAAGTGAATTATTGAAGCATATCGATTATTTAGTGAAAAAAGTAGGTATCGACCATGTTGCTGTCGGTTCAGACTATGATGGTATAGAATCTACTCCTCAAGGATTAGAGGATGTCAGTAAATTGCCATTATTGACAAAATCTTTATTAAAAAGAGGTTATTCTCAAGATGATGTTGCGAAGATTATGGGATTGAACTTCTTAAGGATATTAAAAGAAAATGAAAATTAGATACATTTATTTTGCTTTACATAGAGGTATAATAAACCAATTTGTATTATAATAATGATATAAAAGGGGAGCAAAAAGCTTCTCTTTTTTGTTTTATGCCTAAAGAATTGCATGGCTATAAATCCACCTAAAGTACCACCAAAAGCACATAAGGTAAGTAACGATTTCTCCGATATTCTATTGACTTTTTTTCTAGCTTTCCGTTTGTCGATATAGAAAATTATTAGGGTGAATAGATTGATGAATAAAAAAGAAATTACGATTATTTGCTTCATGTTTCACAAAGGTAATTAAAAGCTATAGTCTCTTTTAAATTTTTTCTTCTTCCAATTTTGATAGCTCTTCGTAATTTTTATTGAGTTTCTTGAGCAATCGACGATAAACGATTTTATAATAGAATTTGAAAATGGAGATAAATATTAAGGTTATTAAAGTAAATAAAACAGCAAATACAATCGTCATAAAGAAATTGTAGCCCCATTGATTGTTGAGATCTAATCTATCTATTAATAGCTGAATAAAGGACATGAAAAATTCAAAAATCAAAAAGTAAATATTAAATTTTATATAATTTTCAACATGTTTTCTAGATAATAAAATGCTGTTTAACAATATTTTAGTACTGTTCGTATTTGAGATACTCGCATAGGATTTAAAGAAGTGATAGATAAAATAGCCTATTCCAATGTAAAAAATCAACTGCGAAGCATAATCTAGAAACTGAAGAAAGAATAACACTTCTTTATCTGAGGTTGGGACGATAAAAGACAATATAATACCTAAGCTCAACTCAATTAGACTAATGATAAAAATCCATTTCACGATAGAAGAAGAACTTTTATGAAGCATCGTCTTGATTTCAGGCTGATCGATCCTAATGAAGTTTTGATTTTTTTGCCACTGTTTTTTTAATTGATCTAACTCGTCCATTATAAAGCTCCTCTCTTTTTTAATATTTCTTTCAATTTTGTCTTTGTTCTATTCATTTTAACACGAGCATTCACCTCACTTATTCCTAAAGTTTCAGCGATTTCTGTGTAATCCTTATCTTCCAGATAAAGGTATATGAGTGCTTTTTCAATATCATTCAAATGCTGGATAGCTTCATATAAATATTGAAGTTGATCATCTTTATCCGGGTCGTATTCTTCATATGATATCTTTTCTAATTTTTGATCCCACGCAATAACTGGTAAAGTCCTTTTTTTGTTCCTAAATAGTGATATCGCAGTATTTAGCCCAATTCGATATGCCCAGGTACTAAACTTTGCTTCTCCTCTGAATTTTGGATAAGAATGCCAGAGCTGTATGGTTATTTCTTGGAAAAGATCTTGATGGGCAGCCTCTTGATCGGTATAAATTTTACAGATCTTATGGATAATATTTTGATTCTTTTCTAAAAGTATGACAAACTCTTGTTCTAAATTCATAACTGATAAGTCGAAAACTCCTCATTCTTGTTACAAAATATTATAAGAATTTTTAATAACCTAAATTTAGACGTATAAAAAGTGGTAAATTCGTACAATGGCAAAGACAAAATCAGCATATTTCTGTCAAAGTTGTGGGTTTGAATCTGCAAAATGGTTGGGACAGTGTCCTTCCTGTAAACAATGGAATTCTCTCGTAGAAGAAATTGTAGAGAAAGCAAGTTCGAAAGTTCCAGAATGGCGAAGTACCTCCTTAACCTCATCTCCTAAGCGAGCAAATAAAGCCGCAGTTATCCATGAGATTGTGTATCAAGATGAATCACGTATTTTAACTCCCGATCAGGAATTTAACCGTGTATTAGGTGGGGGGATAGTCCCAGGATCTTTAGTACTGATAGGTGGTGAACCGGGCATTGGTAAATCTACCTTAATGTTACAATTAGCCTTATCGATTCCACAGGTAAAGACTTTATATATTTCTGGAGAAGAAAGTGAGCAGCAGATCAAGATGAGAGCCGAGCGTCTATCACAATCTTCCAATGCGAACTGTTATATATTGACCGAAACTTCAACACAAAATATATTCAAGCAGATTGAAATCGTACAACCCGATGTCATCGTTATCGATTCCATTCAAACGCTACATTCTTCTCAAATAGAATCAGCACCAGGTTCGGTATCGCAGGTAAGAGAGTGTACAGCAGAATTGTTGCGGTTTGCAAAAGAAACGAGTACACCAGTTTTGATTGTAGGGCATATTACAAAAGACGGCTCTATTGCTGGGCCCAAGGTGTTAGAACATATGGTAGATACGGTCCTGCAGTTTGAGGGTGATCGACACCATGTATACCGTATATTGAGAGCAGTGAAAAACCGTTTTGGTTCAGCATCAGAATTGGGTATATATGAGATGCAAGGTACTGGTCTGAGAGAAGTATCCAATCCTTCTGAAATCATGATCTCGCAACGAGATGCACCTGTAAGTGGGGTATCGATTGCAGCCATGTTAGAAGGTGCTCGTCCAATGATGATCGAGGTACAGGCATTGGTTAGTAATTCTGCTTTTGGAAATCCACAGCGTACGTCCACAGGTTTCGATACCAAAAGATTAAGTATGCTACTTGCAGTACTGGAGAAACGATTTGGTTTTCGTCTGAGTGCACAGGATGTTTTCCTAAATATTGCAGGAGGATTGCGCGTTGAAGATCCAGCAATAGATTTGGCTGTCATTGTTGCTATCATATCTTCACAACAAGATATTGCTGTGAAAACGAGTATGACTTTTGCTGGTGAAGTAGGTTTATCTGGAGAGATTCGAGCAGTGAACCGGATAGAGCAACGTATTGCGGAAGCTGAAAAATTGGGTTTTGAGGGTATTTTTATTTCAAAATTTAATACAAAAGGCTTAGATGCTAAAAAATATAATATTGCAATCCGTCCTATTGCGACGCTTGAAGACGTATTTAGGGCTTTATTTGGATAAAAATAGATGCATATAGTTCATAAAAAAGGAGCCTATCATTGCTCCTTTTTTATTGTTCCTACATATTACTTAAGTACTTCTTTCAATTTATTATTTAAATCTTCCCCATGTAGATTTCGAGCAATGATTTTACCTGTCGGGTCAATCAGTATATTCTGAGGGATAGATTTTACACCGTATAAAGTCCCTACATCATTCTGCCAGCGTTTTAAATCCGAAATATGTCGCCAGTGAAGTTTATCCATATGAATGGCATTAATCCATGATTTACGGTCTTTGTCGAAAGAGATTCCTAAAATCTCGAAGTTCTTATCTTTAAAAAGAGCGTAGGTTTTAACAAGGTTCGGACTTTCTACACGACAATCTGGGCACCATGAAGCCCAAAAATCAAGTAAGAGATATTTTCCTTTAAAATCTGAAAGGTTCACCAGATTACCTGAAGTATCCGGTTGTGAAAATAGAGGAGCTTGTTTTCCAAT
It includes:
- the radA gene encoding DNA repair protein RadA; amino-acid sequence: MAKTKSAYFCQSCGFESAKWLGQCPSCKQWNSLVEEIVEKASSKVPEWRSTSLTSSPKRANKAAVIHEIVYQDESRILTPDQEFNRVLGGGIVPGSLVLIGGEPGIGKSTLMLQLALSIPQVKTLYISGEESEQQIKMRAERLSQSSNANCYILTETSTQNIFKQIEIVQPDVIVIDSIQTLHSSQIESAPGSVSQVRECTAELLRFAKETSTPVLIVGHITKDGSIAGPKVLEHMVDTVLQFEGDRHHVYRILRAVKNRFGSASELGIYEMQGTGLREVSNPSEIMISQRDAPVSGVSIAAMLEGARPMMIEVQALVSNSAFGNPQRTSTGFDTKRLSMLLAVLEKRFGFRLSAQDVFLNIAGGLRVEDPAIDLAVIVAIISSQQDIAVKTSMTFAGEVGLSGEIRAVNRIEQRIAEAEKLGFEGIFISKFNTKGLDAKKYNIAIRPIATLEDVFRALFG
- a CDS encoding peroxiredoxin family protein, whose translation is MKKIIVYLILCLPLLAIAQTKSLTKEDYIARVKANPDSISSLIDLRRVGGYTPEYAELHRLYQTLGKKVKNSEEGKEFETYLEALSAVTIGKQAPLFSQPDTSGNLVNLSDFKGKYLLLDFWASWCPDCRVESPNLVKTYALFKDKNFEILGISFDKDRKSWINAIHMDKLHWRHISDLKRWQNDVGTLYGVKSIPQNILIDPTGKIIARNLHGEDLNNKLKEVLK